GCCTCCGCGGCATGCACATCGGCGGAGCTCTCGCCGCCCAGATCATCGACGAACTCCCCGTCCTCGCCGCCATCGCCCCCTACACCCACGACGGCATCACCATCCGCGACGCCAAAGAGCTTCGCGTCAAAGAGTCCGATCGCATCGCTCTGGTCGCAAAAAACCTCCGCGCCATGGGAGCCGAACTCACCGAGCACGAGGACGGCTTGGTGATCCCCGGCAACCAGAGCCTTCACGGAGCACAGATCGACTCTGGCACCGATCACCGCATCGCCATGGCCTTCTCCATCGCCGCCCTGCGTGCCACCGGAAACACCGAGATCCACGGAGCCGAATCCGCCGCCATCAGCTTCCCCGAGTTCTTCACCCATCTCGACAATCTCTGCCAACGCTGAGCCGCCGCCTTCAACACCTGCAATTTGCTAAGCTGATTTCAATCTCCCAAGGTCCATGCAAACACCCGCGGGCGGCTCCCGCCCCATCCTCATCACCGAGATCGAGCAGTTCGGCGGCTCCGAGCGCAGCGTCCTCGCGCTCTCCCGCTGGCTCCATCAACGCAACCTGCCCAATCACGTCGTCACCTACTTCGACCGCTGCAACCTCGCTCAATACGCCACCCACCCCCTGCAGGTCGTCGAGCTCAATCCCGCACCAGGACCACGCAACAAGATCGCCTCCCTCCGCACCTACTTCAACCAGCAGTCTCCAAACTCACCCAAACCACTCGCCTCCGGCTATCAACCTGCCCTTCACGCAACCCTCGCCGGACAACGCGGATTCCACACCCTCATGCACGACACGCCCTCTCTCTTCGGAGATCAGGAGACCCGCAGCCTCTCCACAAGCCTGCGCATCGCCGTCTCAAATCGCATCATCGGCTACGGCCTGCGCTCCGGCGGCAACACCATCGTCACCAGCGAGTATCTCCGCAGCGAATGCCGCAAGGACTTCAACATCGACGCAAAGATCGCCCGCATGGGCGGCCTCGTCACCAGCACCTCAGCCCCTCTCGTTCACCCGGTAAACGACCGGCTCCGAATGTTCTCTGTCTGCCGCATCGAGCCCAACAAGCGCATCGACTGGATCATCCGCGCCCTCGCCGAACTGGAGCGCGGCAACAAACCACTCTCCTCCGTCATCGACTGGAGACTCGACCTCGCCGGCAAAGGCTCCCTCATCCCAAGCCTTACCCAGATGGCACAAACCCTCGGCATCGGCGACCGCATCCACTTCCACGGCTTCGTTCCCGATGACGATCTCGAGCGGCTCTTCTCACAGACCCACCTCTTCCTCATGCCCGCCGTTCAAGGCTACGGAATCCCCGCCATCGAATCGCTCCACCGCGGCATTCCTGTCCTGCTCCATCGCGAATCCGGCGTCAGCGACATTCTGCTCGACACCCCCTGGGCAACCGTCTTCACCGGAGGGGAAGAAAACATGACCCCAGCCCTCCAATCTGCGATCGAAGGCATCCTCCAGGGCAAGCATCACGCCGTCCCACAGCCTCATCTCCCCACCGAAGACGAATGGGCCGAACGGGTCGCAACCCTTTGCAATTGGTTGTAACCAAAACCGTTACATTTTGTAGCGGCCCATGTCATCGTCATTCAGGTTCTCAAGCCACCGCCGCATCTCCTCAGCATTCACATTCGGTGTGCCGCTGGCAGCCTGCTTCGAGCTTTCAAGTACCGTTCGATTGACATAGATAGGGCAGTCCCACCGCAGCGCCAGCGCAATCGCATCCGACGGCCGCGCATCCATCGTCACCGTCTCGCCCGCATGATCCATCCAGATCACCGCAAAAAACGTATCATCCCGCAGCTCCGATACCACCACCTTGCGCACCTCGGCATTCAGCCCACGAGCCATGTTCTGCAGCAGGTCGTGTGTCATCGGACGCGGCGTAGCCGTCTTCTCCAACTCCAGCGCAATCGCATTCGCCTCAAAAATCCCCACCCAGATCGGCAGCACCAGATCGCTCCCAACATCCTTCAGCACAATGATGGGCATGTTCGTGACCGGGTCCATCATGAGCCCGCGGATCTGCATCTCCACTTCATCAGGAGCCTGCACGACGGGTTGAACCGAAGAGGGATTCATCAGTTAAGCACCACAAAATCCGCAGCGCGTTGCACCGCCACAAAAGGCAAAGGGTCCGCCTCGGCGATCGCCTCACCCACCAGGCAGTTCGGCAGAGTCTGCGTAATCCGCACCGGCAGATAACTCCCAATCGGAGGCTGAGCCTGCACAATCTGCGCACCAATTCTTGAGACAGCAAAGTTCACCGTCTTATTCTGCGAGCTCCGGCCGACCACCTGGTTGCGCGAAGGATTGTAGCTCTCCACCATCACCTCCTGCACCTCGCCCAAATGCCGTCCATAGTGCTCCCGCTGAATCTCTCGCTGCCGGTCCATCAAAATCCGCAACCGCTCCGACTTCACCTCATCCGGAATACTGTCCGCCATCGTCACCGCAGGCGTGTTCGGTCGCGGCGAAAACTTGAACGCAAATACCGCGTCATACTTCACCTCGCCCACCAGCGTAATGGTCTCCTCAAAGTCCGCGTCCGTCTCGCCCGGAAAACCCACGATCATGTCGCTGGTAATGCTGATGTCGCGCTTCGCCGCCTTGATCCAGCTCATTCGCTCCAGATACCACTCCCGCGTATACTCCCGCGACATAGCCTTCAGCACGGCGGTCGACCCTGACTGCACCGGCAGATGAATATGGTCGCAGAGCGTCGCCGTATCGTCGATCGCCTGCACAATGTCCCGCGAAAAGTCTCGCGGATGCGAAGTCGTAAACCGCACACGCCGAATCCCTGGCAGCTCCCCAACCGCAACCAGCAGCTCCGCAAACGACATCCGCCCCGAAGGATCACGGTACGAGTTCACATTCTGACCGAGAAACTGAATCTCCGTGAACCCAAGGTCCACCATCTTCTTCGCCTCAACCAGCACCGAAGCCGCAGTCCGGCTGCGCTCCTTGCCCCGCGTATAAGGCACCACGCAGTAAGCGCAAAACTTGTCGCAACCCTCAATAATTGTGATGTACCCACGATGCGGATTCGACCGCGCCGTAAACTCCGTCTCAAACGTCAAGTCCGTCAGCCGGTCATCGAGCCCCGTAATCCGCTCTTCC
The Edaphobacter lichenicola genome window above contains:
- a CDS encoding glycosyltransferase family 4 protein, translating into MQTPAGGSRPILITEIEQFGGSERSVLALSRWLHQRNLPNHVVTYFDRCNLAQYATHPLQVVELNPAPGPRNKIASLRTYFNQQSPNSPKPLASGYQPALHATLAGQRGFHTLMHDTPSLFGDQETRSLSTSLRIAVSNRIIGYGLRSGGNTIVTSEYLRSECRKDFNIDAKIARMGGLVTSTSAPLVHPVNDRLRMFSVCRIEPNKRIDWIIRALAELERGNKPLSSVIDWRLDLAGKGSLIPSLTQMAQTLGIGDRIHFHGFVPDDDLERLFSQTHLFLMPAVQGYGIPAIESLHRGIPVLLHRESGVSDILLDTPWATVFTGGEENMTPALQSAIEGILQGKHHAVPQPHLPTEDEWAERVATLCNWL
- a CDS encoding bifunctional nuclease family protein codes for the protein MNPSSVQPVVQAPDEVEMQIRGLMMDPVTNMPIIVLKDVGSDLVLPIWVGIFEANAIALELEKTATPRPMTHDLLQNMARGLNAEVRKVVVSELRDDTFFAVIWMDHAGETVTMDARPSDAIALALRWDCPIYVNRTVLESSKQAASGTPNVNAEEMRRWLENLNDDDMGRYKM
- the miaB gene encoding tRNA (N6-isopentenyl adenosine(37)-C2)-methylthiotransferase MiaB, whose amino-acid sequence is MSKTFYIETFGCQMNAHDSEKVIGTLEQQGYARVQDEDAAGLILYNTCSIRDKAEQKVFHRLNEYKKLQGEGKKFAVLGCVAQQEGEKIFEKAPYVSMVAGSASYRNLPEMLRRLEAGEERITGLDDRLTDLTFETEFTARSNPHRGYITIIEGCDKFCAYCVVPYTRGKERSRTAASVLVEAKKMVDLGFTEIQFLGQNVNSYRDPSGRMSFAELLVAVGELPGIRRVRFTTSHPRDFSRDIVQAIDDTATLCDHIHLPVQSGSTAVLKAMSREYTREWYLERMSWIKAAKRDISITSDMIVGFPGETDADFEETITLVGEVKYDAVFAFKFSPRPNTPAVTMADSIPDEVKSERLRILMDRQREIQREHYGRHLGEVQEVMVESYNPSRNQVVGRSSQNKTVNFAVSRIGAQIVQAQPPIGSYLPVRITQTLPNCLVGEAIAEADPLPFVAVQRAADFVVLN